In the Leptotrichia sp. oral taxon 212 genome, one interval contains:
- the efeB gene encoding iron uptake transporter deferrochelatase/peroxidase subunit has translation MSDGNDKKWFDKKISRRDFLKKAGMVGAGVAIGASGAGSIFANILNSKTDQIVGDEKISFYGEHQSGIATPVQKNVYFAVLDLHSEDKAAIIEMFKEWTKYTEKLMKGELVGEELKNHLLPPIDTGETMGLNPYRLTVTFGVSPSFLEKLKLGNKKMEEFKDLPHFPRDQIKDKYKGGDICIQACADDAQVAFHAVRNLVRKGRSLVTLKWTQSGFLPIGNGKETPRNLFGFKDGTENPKNNNDFKDVVWYDKNNWLKNGTFLIVRRIQMHLETWDRTNLQEQENTFGRYKESGAPFGEKDEFATIDINKLGADGKPILPIDSHVYLAKKAETKICRRAFSYSDGIDEVSGQFDAGLLFICFQKHPDQFIKIQNSLGNDDKLNEYITHIGTGIFACFGGIKEGEYIGQKLFE, from the coding sequence ATGAGTGACGGAAATGACAAGAAATGGTTTGATAAAAAAATATCACGTCGTGATTTTCTTAAAAAAGCAGGAATGGTAGGGGCTGGAGTTGCAATTGGAGCAAGTGGAGCTGGAAGCATTTTTGCAAATATATTAAATAGCAAGACAGATCAGATAGTAGGTGACGAAAAGATTTCTTTTTATGGGGAACACCAGTCGGGAATAGCTACTCCTGTACAGAAAAATGTATATTTTGCAGTTCTGGATCTTCATTCAGAGGATAAGGCTGCAATTATAGAAATGTTCAAGGAATGGACAAAATATACAGAGAAGCTTATGAAGGGTGAACTTGTTGGTGAAGAATTGAAAAATCATTTGTTACCTCCAATAGATACAGGGGAAACTATGGGATTGAATCCATACCGTTTAACAGTAACATTTGGGGTGAGTCCATCCTTTTTAGAGAAATTGAAATTAGGCAATAAAAAAATGGAGGAATTTAAAGATTTGCCACATTTTCCTAGAGATCAGATAAAGGATAAGTATAAAGGTGGAGATATATGTATTCAGGCATGTGCTGACGATGCCCAGGTAGCATTCCACGCTGTAAGAAATCTTGTGCGTAAAGGACGTTCATTAGTCACATTAAAATGGACTCAGTCAGGTTTTCTTCCTATTGGAAATGGAAAGGAGACTCCTAGAAATCTTTTCGGATTTAAGGATGGAACAGAAAATCCTAAAAATAATAATGATTTCAAAGATGTTGTCTGGTATGATAAAAACAACTGGCTGAAAAATGGGACTTTTCTTATAGTCAGACGTATTCAGATGCATCTTGAAACATGGGATAGAACTAATTTACAGGAACAGGAAAATACATTTGGAAGATACAAGGAAAGTGGAGCTCCATTCGGAGAAAAAGATGAATTTGCAACGATAGATATAAATAAACTGGGAGCAGATGGAAAACCTATCCTTCCAATTGATTCGCATGTTTATCTTGCCAAAAAAGCTGAAACTAAAATATGTCGTCGTGCTTTCTCGTATTCTGACGGAATAGATGAAGTAAGCGGACAGTTTGATGCAGGACTTCTGTTCATATGTTTTCAGAAGCATCCTGATCAGTTTATAAAAATACAGAACAGTTTAGGAAATGATGATAAGCTTAATGAATATATTACCCACATTGGTACAGGAATCTTTGCATGCTTTGGAGGAATAAAGGAAGGAGAATATATTGGGCAGAAATTATTTGAATAA
- a CDS encoding twin-arginine translocase TatA/TatE family subunit, which produces MGLFRDIGAPGLIVLILGALLIFGPKRLPELGEAIGKMFREFKKSVSEIEESIDKKDTKETKAEDEKNS; this is translated from the coding sequence ATGGGACTTTTTAGAGATATTGGAGCACCAGGACTTATAGTTCTTATATTAGGTGCGTTATTAATTTTTGGGCCTAAAAGGCTTCCTGAACTTGGAGAAGCTATTGGAAAAATGTTCAGGGAATTTAAAAAATCAGTTTCTGAAATAGAAGAGAGCATAGATAAAAAAGATACTAAAGAAACAAAGGCTGAAGATGAAAAAAATAGTTAA
- a CDS encoding FTR1 family protein yields the protein MGRNYLNKIMILLILCFMLSFNNVIAKESYSKLYIKITDAATAVKNNRQDDAKKLFSEIKEEFKKVKNSDSVQGKKVQELLNKEKNMLTEDDLRHVTAALLSFEKEQNPVNDEEEKKNFKSRMYPALDVLEKAIQSKNVEQMKKEYLKFNGVWTRNESFIRSRSVSYYGKVETAMSFLRSSMEVEPFDYENTMNSFNDLKSSIQDYLDGKKMENNVSGTVTLKEAVDMLKDALEAFKNGDKTKGQSKVKEFIQVWPTVEGDVSTRNSALYTKVETQTPIIMVKGTDKQYQEQLQGLIVELSQINTKAKYTFVDAMFILLREGVEALLIVLALVSSLKAANQKKGLRWVYTGAAAGILASVIIAFMLQALFPAVSSGTNREILEGFVGIFAVVMMIGIGFWLHSKSSLKSWKNYIDRKMDVVLSTGSFISMFVLSFLAVFREGAETILFYVGILPLISLQNLIIGVVSAILILIVIALVLIYASSKIKIHQVFFVLTWTIYFLAFKMLGTSIHMLQVVGILPLHVIRFIPTIEVLGIYANIEVFVSQLILIIIIVIATLKRKNK from the coding sequence TTGGGCAGAAATTATTTGAATAAAATAATGATATTACTGATTCTTTGTTTTATGCTATCCTTTAATAATGTTATTGCAAAGGAAAGTTACAGTAAACTTTACATAAAAATAACAGATGCGGCAACAGCAGTGAAGAATAACAGACAGGATGATGCAAAAAAACTTTTTTCCGAAATTAAGGAAGAATTTAAAAAAGTAAAAAATTCAGATTCTGTACAGGGAAAAAAAGTACAGGAACTTTTAAATAAAGAGAAAAACATGTTGACAGAAGATGATTTAAGGCACGTCACTGCTGCACTGCTTTCTTTTGAAAAGGAGCAGAATCCTGTCAATGATGAGGAAGAAAAGAAAAATTTCAAGTCAAGAATGTATCCTGCTCTAGATGTACTGGAAAAAGCAATCCAGTCTAAGAATGTAGAACAGATGAAAAAGGAATATCTGAAATTTAACGGAGTTTGGACAAGAAATGAGAGTTTTATAAGAAGTAGAAGCGTTTCCTATTATGGAAAAGTAGAAACTGCGATGTCGTTTCTTAGAAGTTCAATGGAAGTGGAGCCTTTTGATTATGAGAACACAATGAATTCCTTTAATGACCTGAAGTCAAGTATACAGGATTATCTGGACGGCAAGAAAATGGAAAATAATGTTTCAGGTACAGTTACATTGAAGGAAGCAGTGGATATGTTAAAGGATGCTCTTGAAGCTTTTAAAAATGGTGATAAGACAAAAGGGCAATCAAAGGTAAAGGAGTTTATCCAGGTATGGCCTACAGTTGAAGGTGATGTCAGTACAAGAAACTCAGCATTATATACAAAGGTAGAAACACAGACTCCTATAATAATGGTAAAAGGTACAGATAAACAGTATCAGGAACAGTTGCAGGGATTGATTGTCGAATTGTCGCAAATTAACACAAAAGCAAAGTATACCTTCGTTGATGCAATGTTCATACTGTTACGGGAAGGAGTGGAAGCGCTGCTCATAGTTCTTGCTCTTGTAAGCAGTCTGAAAGCCGCAAACCAGAAAAAGGGATTGCGTTGGGTATACACAGGAGCAGCTGCCGGGATTTTAGCAAGTGTTATAATAGCATTTATGCTTCAGGCTTTATTTCCTGCAGTATCTTCTGGAACAAACCGTGAAATTCTGGAAGGATTTGTAGGAATATTCGCAGTTGTAATGATGATTGGTATAGGATTCTGGCTACATAGTAAATCATCTCTTAAATCATGGAAAAACTATATTGACAGAAAAATGGATGTAGTTTTAAGTACAGGAAGTTTTATATCAATGTTTGTACTGAGTTTTCTGGCAGTATTCAGGGAAGGTGCAGAAACAATTCTGTTCTATGTAGGGATTTTACCGTTAATTTCACTGCAGAATCTAATTATAGGTGTTGTAAGTGCAATATTAATATTGATTGTAATTGCACTTGTCCTAATATATGCATCTTCAAAAATAAAAATACATCAGGTATTTTTTGTACTGACATGGACAATCTACTTCCTTGCGTTCAAAATGCTTGGAACAAGTATACATATGCTGCAGGTTGTAGGAATTTTACCATTACATGTGATACGTTTTATTCCTACAATTGAAGTTTTAGGAATTTATGCAAATATAGAAGTATTTGTAAGTCAGTTAATTTTAATAATTATAATTGTGATAGCAACATTAAAAAGAAAAAATAAGTAA
- a CDS encoding glycosyltransferase family 4 protein translates to MKVLHVLAQLPIKTGSGVYFTNVIEGLKEYEGIDQACIYAVTDDYSINILDSERQFEVLFESESLPFPIVGMSDIMPYPNTLYHDMTDEMYTQWKNEFLKQLHLAKEKFNPDVVLTHHLWILSSMVREIFPEKRVIAVCHNTDIRQARKNKDLKDKYVHSLKDVDNVLALSNMQFKDIEEVFGICKEKIIDIGAGYNEKIFYPLEKYPEKEKVELLYAGKFDDSKGFYELIKAFNKLEEIDNRITIDLIGNINDQNKKRIEKEIGNSKNIKVYNTVSQKELADIMRTKDVFILPSYFEGLGLIAVEALGSGLRVVATKIDGLIELLGEELNVDEIIEYVDMPVIYDTDKAVEQEKPAFVERLVHKIGKMVERTRKKREIDKTLLEKIHTKSWKSKIEEIKDVLYGNLK, encoded by the coding sequence ATGAAGGTATTACATGTGCTGGCACAGTTGCCTATAAAGACAGGAAGTGGAGTTTATTTCACAAATGTCATTGAAGGACTGAAAGAGTACGAAGGTATAGATCAGGCCTGTATTTATGCTGTTACAGATGACTACAGCATAAATATATTAGATAGTGAAAGACAGTTTGAAGTTCTCTTTGAAAGTGAAAGCCTTCCTTTTCCAATAGTAGGAATGAGCGATATTATGCCTTATCCGAATACCCTTTATCATGACATGACTGATGAAATGTACACACAATGGAAAAATGAATTTTTAAAACAGCTGCATCTTGCAAAGGAAAAATTTAATCCGGATGTGGTACTGACTCATCATCTGTGGATACTCTCTTCAATGGTAAGGGAAATTTTCCCGGAAAAAAGAGTAATCGCAGTATGTCATAATACTGATATTAGACAGGCACGGAAAAATAAGGACCTGAAAGATAAATATGTACATTCGCTGAAAGATGTCGATAATGTTCTGGCACTAAGTAATATGCAGTTTAAAGATATAGAAGAAGTTTTTGGGATATGTAAAGAAAAAATAATAGATATCGGTGCTGGATATAATGAAAAAATCTTCTATCCTCTGGAAAAATATCCGGAAAAAGAAAAAGTTGAATTACTATATGCAGGAAAATTTGATGATTCTAAAGGATTTTATGAGTTAATTAAGGCATTTAATAAACTTGAGGAAATAGATAACAGGATAACTATAGATCTGATAGGAAATATAAATGATCAGAATAAAAAAAGAATAGAAAAAGAAATAGGAAATTCTAAAAATATTAAGGTTTATAATACAGTATCGCAGAAAGAGCTGGCTGACATAATGAGAACAAAAGATGTGTTTATACTTCCTTCATATTTTGAAGGACTTGGACTTATAGCTGTTGAAGCACTTGGAAGTGGACTTAGGGTAGTAGCTACAAAAATAGACGGACTTATTGAACTGCTGGGAGAAGAACTGAATGTTGATGAAATTATAGAATATGTTGATATGCCTGTGATTTATGATACAGACAAGGCTGTAGAGCAGGAAAAACCTGCATTTGTAGAGAGACTGGTGCATAAAATAGGAAAAATGGTAGAGCGTACAAGAAAAAAGAGAGAGATAGATAAAACTCTGCTTGAAAAAATTCATACAAAATCATGGAAATCAAAAATAGAAGAGATAAAAGACGTGCTATATGGAAATTTGAAATAA
- the tatC gene encoding twin-arginine translocase subunit TatC: MSNINEQTLIEHLSEFRKRLIITIIFFITIFLISLVFCSDIYKMLTGAFKEKLTVLGPDDILGIYLTLAGISAFSITLPFASYQIWAFIRPALEEKEAKTVLSYVPATFILFITGLSFGFFFVTPALLNVLLSFGDNLFNIQLTANNYLTFVLHTSLPLGVIFELPVIVAFLTSLYILTPQYLIKNRRYGYFALLVLAVVVTPADFISDLTMTAPLILLYEASIIVCKYIYRKRRKD; this comes from the coding sequence ATGTCTAATATTAATGAACAGACACTTATAGAACATCTAAGCGAATTCAGGAAGAGGCTTATTATAACAATTATATTTTTTATTACGATTTTTCTGATAAGTTTAGTGTTCTGTTCCGATATTTATAAAATGCTGACAGGAGCCTTTAAGGAGAAACTGACGGTTTTAGGACCTGATGATATTCTGGGTATTTATTTAACATTGGCTGGAATATCTGCTTTCAGCATAACTTTACCTTTTGCAAGTTATCAGATATGGGCATTTATACGTCCGGCATTGGAAGAAAAAGAGGCAAAAACAGTGCTGTCATATGTTCCTGCAACTTTCATACTGTTTATCACAGGACTCTCTTTTGGTTTTTTCTTTGTAACTCCAGCTTTACTGAATGTATTATTGTCTTTTGGAGACAATCTTTTCAATATTCAGCTGACAGCAAACAATTATCTGACATTTGTGCTGCATACATCACTTCCATTAGGAGTTATATTTGAACTACCTGTAATTGTGGCGTTTCTAACATCGCTATATATCTTGACACCACAATACCTTATAAAAAACAGACGATATGGCTATTTTGCTCTTCTGGTACTGGCGGTTGTAGTGACTCCTGCTGATTTTATAAGTGACCTGACAATGACTGCACCGCTAATTTTACTTTATGAGGCGAGTATTATTGTATGTAAATATATTTATAGGAAAAGGAGGAAAGATTAG
- a CDS encoding PTS sugar transporter subunit IIA: protein MNCEKLSLNERINILKMILYFDESGLKLSDIAETMKIPKMDVRKDLEVMSEEVKKDGIRLVYENYKGYRLTGNKGDLLVKRVGIIEDIIRELKETGDFFNREKSTTWHREEYFYGYIKYENMEITRKFLELIEKELSLKIDEGNYNRVFSYILMLINFDELYDNMEELLSRNFLFHTPEYLAIERILGKLFRENDRKEKIKEANLLLITDLIMGIGVNGLKNDTFYKWINEEAVVEKIIEKVSEMINLDLKEDRILITGLVDNLKSSIYRINNDIQIINSVFKDLILNRDKNIAIVKKAIEETEKEFKINFTEYEIASMAYQIKSSIKRTKRKNIKKVLLICGLGYGSSKILEESLKEYYELDIVDIIPYYLADDLIPGYKEVDFILSTIEIHRQFEVSYGIPIIKINPIMQDEDFEKLAEYGIEKNRTSLSLKKLVSIIESNAEINDKQKLIENLKDEFEDKIVNDIQKTGHTLRKLLKKENVKFIEGAEDWKEAILQSGNLLVSNRKVTSEYVKEMIELVEKHGPYIVIEEGIAMPHAGISENVLETGISLLVVKERVALPEGRNANIFLSFAAKNKNDNIDIMNDLFELITKHKFIDEVSKMKSYDQLKQYFKEVIK from the coding sequence ATGAATTGTGAAAAGTTGTCATTAAATGAAAGAATAAACATATTGAAAATGATTTTATATTTTGATGAAAGTGGACTGAAACTTTCAGACATAGCAGAAACAATGAAAATACCTAAAATGGATGTAAGAAAAGATCTGGAAGTCATGTCTGAAGAAGTAAAAAAAGACGGAATAAGACTGGTTTATGAAAATTATAAAGGATACAGGCTTACAGGAAATAAAGGAGATCTTCTTGTAAAAAGGGTTGGAATAATTGAAGATATTATCAGGGAACTGAAAGAAACTGGAGATTTTTTTAATAGGGAAAAATCGACAACATGGCATAGAGAAGAGTATTTTTATGGATATATAAAATATGAAAATATGGAAATAACAAGGAAATTTCTGGAATTGATTGAAAAGGAACTGAGTCTTAAAATTGATGAAGGAAATTATAACAGAGTATTTTCCTATATTTTAATGCTTATTAATTTCGATGAACTCTATGATAATATGGAAGAACTGCTGTCAAGAAATTTTCTTTTTCATACGCCGGAATATCTTGCTATTGAACGTATTCTGGGGAAACTGTTCAGGGAAAATGACAGGAAGGAAAAAATAAAGGAAGCAAATCTTCTTCTGATTACTGATTTAATTATGGGAATAGGTGTTAATGGATTGAAGAATGATACATTTTATAAATGGATAAATGAAGAAGCTGTTGTAGAAAAAATTATAGAAAAAGTCAGTGAAATGATAAATCTAGACTTGAAAGAAGACAGAATACTCATTACAGGTCTTGTTGATAACCTGAAATCTTCAATATACAGGATAAACAATGATATTCAGATAATAAATTCAGTATTTAAGGATCTTATACTAAATAGGGACAAAAATATTGCAATTGTGAAAAAGGCAATTGAGGAAACTGAAAAGGAATTTAAAATAAATTTTACTGAATATGAAATAGCTTCCATGGCTTATCAGATAAAGTCTTCAATTAAAAGAACAAAGAGGAAGAATATAAAGAAAGTTCTTTTGATTTGTGGACTTGGGTACGGAAGCTCAAAAATACTTGAAGAAAGCCTGAAGGAATACTATGAACTGGATATAGTTGATATCATTCCCTATTACCTTGCAGATGATTTAATCCCGGGATACAAGGAAGTTGATTTTATATTGTCAACAATAGAAATACACAGACAGTTTGAGGTTTCATATGGAATTCCGATTATAAAAATAAATCCTATAATGCAGGATGAAGATTTTGAAAAGCTTGCAGAATACGGTATAGAAAAAAATAGAACAAGCTTATCCTTGAAAAAATTAGTTTCCATAATAGAAAGCAACGCAGAAATAAATGATAAGCAGAAACTAATTGAAAATTTAAAGGATGAATTTGAAGACAAAATCGTAAATGATATTCAGAAGACAGGTCATACATTGAGAAAATTACTGAAAAAAGAAAATGTGAAATTTATAGAGGGGGCAGAAGACTGGAAGGAGGCTATTCTTCAGTCTGGCAATTTACTCGTATCAAATAGAAAAGTGACTTCAGAATATGTAAAGGAAATGATAGAGCTTGTTGAAAAGCACGGCCCTTATATTGTAATAGAAGAAGGTATAGCGATGCCACATGCAGGAATATCTGAAAATGTCCTTGAAACAGGAATATCATTACTTGTAGTTAAAGAAAGGGTTGCCTTGCCTGAAGGAAGAAATGCCAATATATTTTTAAGCTTTGCGGCAAAAAATAAAAATGATAATATAGATATAATGAATGATCTCTTTGAACTTATAACAAAGCATAAATTTATAGATGAAGTTTCTAAAATGAAAAGTTATGATCAACTTAAACAATATTTTAAAGAAGTAATAAAGTAG
- the tuf gene encoding elongation factor Tu: protein MAKAKFERSKPHVNIGTIGHVDHGKTTLTAAISKVLSDKGLAEKVDFENIDQAPEERERGITINTAHIEYQTANRHYAHVDCPGHADYVKNMITGAAQMDGAILVVSAADGPMPQTREHILLARQVGVPYIVVFLNKVDMVDDEELLELVEMEVRELLTEYSFPGDDIPIIKGSALGALNGEGQWEDKIMELMEAVDSYIPTPERPVDQAFLMPIEDVFTITGRGTVVTGRVERGIVNVGEEVEIVGIKPTAKTTVTGVEMFRKLLDSGQAGDNIGALLRGTKKEEVERGQVLAKPGSVSPHTSFKSEVYVLTKDEGGRHTPFFTGYKPQFYFRTTDITGEVNLPDGVEMVMPGDNIEMSVELIHPIAMEEGLRFAIREGGRTVASGVVATIVK, encoded by the coding sequence ATGGCAAAAGCTAAATTTGAGAGAAGTAAACCACACGTAAACATTGGAACGATAGGACACGTAGACCACGGTAAGACAACACTTACAGCGGCTATATCAAAAGTGCTTTCAGACAAAGGTCTGGCAGAAAAAGTAGATTTTGAGAACATAGATCAGGCGCCTGAAGAAAGAGAAAGAGGGATAACAATTAACACTGCCCATATTGAGTACCAAACAGCAAACAGACACTATGCACACGTTGACTGTCCAGGCCATGCGGATTATGTAAAGAACATGATTACAGGAGCGGCTCAGATGGATGGAGCTATACTGGTAGTATCAGCAGCTGATGGACCTATGCCACAGACAAGAGAACATATCCTGCTTGCAAGACAGGTTGGAGTTCCTTACATCGTAGTATTCTTAAACAAAGTTGACATGGTTGACGATGAAGAATTGTTAGAACTGGTAGAAATGGAAGTAAGAGAACTTCTTACAGAATATTCATTCCCTGGAGATGACATACCAATAATAAAAGGATCAGCTTTAGGAGCATTAAATGGAGAAGGGCAATGGGAAGATAAGATAATGGAGCTTATGGAAGCAGTAGACAGTTACATACCTACACCTGAAAGACCAGTAGACCAGGCTTTCCTAATGCCAATAGAAGATGTATTCACAATAACAGGAAGAGGAACAGTTGTAACAGGAAGAGTAGAAAGAGGAATAGTAAACGTAGGGGAAGAAGTGGAAATAGTTGGAATCAAACCTACAGCAAAGACAACAGTAACAGGGGTGGAAATGTTCAGAAAGCTTCTTGATTCAGGACAGGCAGGAGACAACATTGGAGCACTGTTAAGAGGAACTAAGAAGGAAGAAGTAGAAAGAGGACAGGTACTTGCAAAACCAGGATCAGTAAGTCCACATACATCATTCAAGTCAGAAGTATACGTACTGACAAAGGATGAAGGAGGAAGACATACACCATTCTTTACAGGGTATAAGCCACAGTTCTATTTCAGAACTACAGATATAACAGGAGAAGTAAACCTTCCTGATGGAGTAGAAATGGTAATGCCTGGAGACAATATAGAAATGTCAGTAGAACTTATACACCCAATTGCAATGGAAGAAGGATTAAGATTTGCGATAAGAGAAGGTGGAAGAACGGTAGCTTCTGGAGTTGTTGCAACTATCGTTAAATAA
- the efeO gene encoding iron uptake system protein EfeO, producing MKKTAILLLVGALFLVSCGKSETSKGDAKADTTASQKVQDNGQADLSKETADYKKFVEEQIDMLLKDTENFAQLLKAGKLDEAKKAYPLIRMAYERSEPIAESFGESDIKIDYRLADFKEEFKTEEGWKGFHRIEKILWEENTTKGTEKYADELVNDIKELKAKITTIEVTPDLMLTGAIDLLNEVSTQKITGEEEIFSHTDLYDFRANIEGAQKIFELFRPKLEKKDAKLVATLDAEFKAVNDLLNKYMTDDKHYKLYTDLTKEDTKALAEAVTKLGEPLSQMGIITEAAKK from the coding sequence ATGAAAAAAACAGCAATTTTATTACTAGTAGGAGCATTATTTCTAGTAAGTTGTGGAAAAAGTGAGACATCTAAGGGAGATGCAAAAGCTGATACAACAGCTTCACAGAAAGTACAGGATAATGGGCAGGCTGATTTAAGCAAGGAAACAGCTGATTATAAAAAATTTGTTGAAGAGCAGATTGATATGCTTTTAAAAGACACAGAAAATTTTGCTCAGTTATTGAAAGCTGGAAAACTGGATGAAGCTAAAAAAGCATATCCATTAATCCGTATGGCATATGAGAGATCAGAACCAATTGCTGAAAGCTTTGGAGAATCTGATATTAAGATAGATTACCGTCTGGCAGATTTTAAAGAAGAGTTTAAAACTGAAGAAGGATGGAAAGGTTTCCATAGAATTGAAAAAATATTATGGGAAGAAAATACTACAAAGGGTACTGAAAAATATGCAGATGAACTCGTAAATGACATCAAGGAGTTAAAAGCTAAAATAACAACTATAGAAGTAACTCCTGATTTAATGCTTACAGGAGCCATTGATCTCTTAAATGAAGTGTCAACTCAAAAAATTACAGGAGAAGAAGAAATTTTCTCACATACTGATTTATATGATTTCAGAGCAAATATTGAAGGAGCTCAGAAAATATTTGAATTATTTAGACCTAAACTGGAGAAAAAGGATGCAAAACTTGTAGCAACTTTAGATGCAGAATTTAAAGCAGTGAATGACTTACTAAATAAATATATGACAGATGACAAACATTATAAACTGTATACAGATTTGACAAAAGAAGATACAAAGGCATTGGCAGAAGCAGTTACTAAACTGGGAGAACCTTTATCTCAAATGGGAATCATAACAGAAGCTGCTAAAAAATAA